A single window of Culicoides brevitarsis isolate CSIRO-B50_1 chromosome 3, AGI_CSIRO_Cbre_v1, whole genome shotgun sequence DNA harbors:
- the LOC134833117 gene encoding ubiquitin carboxyl-terminal hydrolase Usp2 isoform X1 produces MPVISTRYSTTTTTGNSYISPSVGSYRSTLSATNRSSADRSASIERPNYTSATESYLNRARASSSSSFRLSTASSYRLTNGTSSSSDYSSSRYGEQSLTRHSAAATSARNPSQTNQIPKSTDQKSKQKAGNAGTPHQHQHRHPRSSSCSAFRRQQQQQLQENNNSIMPSFTHSAPVQGSRNEPESKLKFTNLSASSTAGTKKVTTSIFNGNPNKRASFLPASSNSSNNGVNSSLNYRDENFLKKEYEQARNQVTTTKNLKNNNDQDTNNNMSVLSLTNGSTARKTLDEEKQELNEVRNKILSRVARNNANNAMLNGEFNGSDNGSDDIKFIDSDSDNLSEKRMSPLSNGGSLNNISATPNHITKMLAASTPINSGTKLTNNGVTLNKTNTYPPKPTKTSFTHHSSPAANNAPSPSSSSATTSVVAISPSNKKLILNASPKNSCVYEKQQQNKQNLLQKLSINNSEAVPCHNNSSSSADLLNGKSHFSNKMAADTKASVQIGSNRLRIITTDTDDDEDFTNVTTTATIILPSKAAAAVKQNGTLTTKSAGGDTIVANNHENAKDNSSDAPSNQLEKKNLANHKQLQSDTNDSSVRSASSLRSALPPSSASRSTWDKDTYRSTYSSRNYDNNDSSTSSSSYILPRSSLSTRSGSPGKDYESRKAEKENQEGLCGLWNIGNTCFMNSVLQCLSHTKELTRGIRALVPVRAAGKDQRIFTEFQKLIKELWTPGNRSVNPSEFKMAFSSKHRMYSGSAQQDSQEFLRFFLDSVHGALNTATKADPITLEDSMSDARKAELMWNWYSKTENSVIKDLFVGQLKSTLKCTECGNTSTTFDPFWDLSVSLPSNTRCKLSDCLDSFIKEEILDGDEMPTCSKCKTRRKSTKSFTIQRFPKILVIHLKRFSETRWSKLTTLVEFPTSEGGLNLEPYASSSNSDSSNGLYSLYATSNHMGSTAGGHYVAFCKHPVSKKWHEFNDNSVTDAPESSLVSSSAYLLFYERM; encoded by the exons ATGCCTGTAATTTCGACGCGTTActctacgacgacgacaactggAAATTCATACATTAGCCCGTCTGTAGGGAGCTACAGAAGTACTTTAAGTGCCACAAATCGCTCATCGGCAGACCGTTCTGCGTCCATTGAACGTCCCAACTACACAAGTGCCACAGAATCGTATTTGAATCGTGCGCGCGCGAGTTCCTCGAGCTCCTTCCGACTTTCGACCGCGTCGAGTTACCGCTTAACCAACGGAACATCCTCCTCCAGTGATTATTCGTCCTCGAGATATGGC GAACAATCACTAACAAGACACTCTGCTGCTGCGACTTCGGCGCGAAACCCGAGTCAAACTAATCAAATTCCAAAAAGTACTGACCAAAAATCCAAACAGAAGGCGGGGAATGCAGGAACGCCGCATCAGCATCAGCATCGACATCCACGCAGTTCCAGTTGCAGCGCCTTTcgaagacaacaacaacaacaattgcaGGAGAACAATAATTCGATAATGCCGTCATTTACTCATTCGGCACCTGTTCAAg GATCTCGAAACGAACCAGAAAGCAAactaaaattcacaaatctCTCGGCATCGAGCACGGCAGGCACGAAAAAAGTAACAACGtccatttttaatggaaatccAAACAAACGAGCATCATTCCTTCCAGCAAGCAGCAACAGTAGCAACAACGGCGTGAACTCGTCCCTGAATTACCGCGACGAGAATTTCCTGAAGAAAGAATACGAACAAGCGCGAAATCAAGTGACAACGACCAAGAATCTCAAGAACAATAACGACCAAGATACCAACAACAACATGAGTGTGTTGTCGCTAACGAATGGCAGCACCGCTCGCAAAACTCTCGACGAGGAAAAGCAAGAACTGAACGAAGTacggaacaaaattttgagtcGCGTGGCACGAAATAACGCGAACAACGCGATGCTAAATGGGGAATTTAACGGATCTGACAACGGATCGGACGACATAAAGTTCATCGATAGTGACAGTGATAATTTAAGTGAGAAACGAATGTCGCCGCTCAGTAATGGCGGaagtttgaataatatttctgCGACGCCGAATCACATTACGAAGATGCTCGCTGCGTCAACGCCGATAAATAGCGGCACGAAACTAACCAATAACGGTGTGACACTAAACAAGACAAACACTTATCCGCCCAAACCCACTAAAACGTCATTCACACATCATTCCTCCCCCGCCGCGAACAACGCGCCCtccccatcatcatcatccgcgACGACGAGTGTTGTCGCCATCTCGCCAAGTAACaagaaactaattttaaatgctTCACCTAAAAACTCGTGTGTGTATGAGAAACAGcagcaaaacaaacaaaatttactccaaaaactttcaataaataaCAGTGAGGCAGTCCCTTGTCACAACAACAGCAGCTCGTCAGCGGACCTCCTCAAcggaaaatcgcatttttccaataaaatggCAGCCGATACGAAGGCATCTGTGCAAATTGGCAGCAATCGACTGCGGATCATAACCACAGATACGGACGACGACGAGGACTTTACGAATGTCACGACGACAGCGACGATTATCTTGCCATCCAAAGCAGCCGCCGCCGTCAAGCAAAACGGAACATTGACGACGAAGAGCGCGGGCGGTGACACTATTGTTGCAAATAACCACGAAAATGCGAAAGACAATAGTAGCGATGCACCATCAAACCaattagaaaagaaaaacctTGCGAATCATAAACAATTACAAAGCGATACTAATGATTCTAGT GTTCGTAGTGCTTCCTCACTAAGAAGTGCACTTCCTCCATCATCTGCAAGTCGATCGACATGGGACAAAGACACCTACAGATCAACCTATTCTAGTCGCAATTATGATAACAATGATTCGTCgacgtcatcgtcgtcgtacaTTCTACCAAGGTCCTCACTTTCGACGAGATCTGGATCGCCCGGGAAGGATTATGAGTCGAGGAAGGCAGAAAAGGAAAATCAagaag gTCTCTGTGGACTTTGGAACATCGGCAACACCTGTTTCATGAACTCGGTTTTGCAGTGTTTGAGTCACACGAAGGAATTGACGCGTGGAATTCGGGCTTTGGTTCCCGTGCGAGCAGCTGGAAAGGATCAACGCATTTTCACAG aatttcaaAAGCTGATAAAGGAGTTATGGACCCCCGGGAATCGCAGTGTCAATCCATCCGAGTTCAAAATGGCATTTTCGAGCAAGCATCGCATGTATTCGGGATCGGCGCAACAAGATTCGCaagaatttttgagatttttcctCGATTCGGTGCATGGGGCTTTGAATACCGCAACGAAAGCTGACCCAATTACGCTTGAAGATAGCATgag TGACGCACGAAAAGCTGAGTTAATGTGGAACTGGTATTCAAAAACCGAAAATTCAGTCATCAAGGATCTCTTTGTGGGACAATTGAAGTCGACTCTCAAGTGTACAG AATGCGGCAACACGAGTACCACGTTCGACCCCTTTTGGGATTTGAGTGTTTCCTTGCCATCGAATACGCGTTGCAAGCTCTCCGATTGCCTCGACTCGTTCATCAAAGAGGAAATTCTCGATGGCGACGAGATGCCAACTTGCTCAAAATGCAAAACACGCCGAAAAAGCACGAAGAGCTTCACGATCCAGCGTTTCCCCAAGATTCTCGTGATCCATTTGAAGCGTTTCTCCGAGACCCGCTGGAGCAAACTCACGACTCTCGTCGAATTTCCGACGTCAGAAGGCGGACTTAACCTCGAACCATATGCCTCATCCTCGAATTCCGACTCAAGCAATGGACTTTACTCGCTGTACGCAACGTCAAATCACATGGGATCGACTGCCGGCGGACATTATGTCGCCTTCTGCAAACATCCAGTCAGCAAAAAGTGGCACGAGTTCAATGATAATAg tgtaaCCGATGCACCTGAAAGCAGCCTGGTCTCATCTAGTGCCTACCTTCTATTTTATGAAAGAATGtaa
- the LOC134833117 gene encoding ubiquitin carboxyl-terminal hydrolase Usp2 isoform X5: MAEAVPCHNNSSSSADLLNGKSHFSNKMAADTKASVQIGSNRLRIITTDTDDDEDFTNVTTTATIILPSKAAAAVKQNGTLTTKSAGGDTIVANNHENAKDNSSDAPSNQLEKKNLANHKQLQSDTNDSSVRSASSLRSALPPSSASRSTWDKDTYRSTYSSRNYDNNDSSTSSSSYILPRSSLSTRSGSPGKDYESRKAEKENQEGLCGLWNIGNTCFMNSVLQCLSHTKELTRGIRALVPVRAAGKDQRIFTEFQKLIKELWTPGNRSVNPSEFKMAFSSKHRMYSGSAQQDSQEFLRFFLDSVHGALNTATKADPITLEDSMSDARKAELMWNWYSKTENSVIKDLFVGQLKSTLKCTECGNTSTTFDPFWDLSVSLPSNTRCKLSDCLDSFIKEEILDGDEMPTCSKCKTRRKSTKSFTIQRFPKILVIHLKRFSETRWSKLTTLVEFPTSEGGLNLEPYASSSNSDSSNGLYSLYATSNHMGSTAGGHYVAFCKHPVSKKWHEFNDNSVTDAPESSLVSSSAYLLFYERM; encoded by the exons ATGGC TGAGGCAGTCCCTTGTCACAACAACAGCAGCTCGTCAGCGGACCTCCTCAAcggaaaatcgcatttttccaataaaatggCAGCCGATACGAAGGCATCTGTGCAAATTGGCAGCAATCGACTGCGGATCATAACCACAGATACGGACGACGACGAGGACTTTACGAATGTCACGACGACAGCGACGATTATCTTGCCATCCAAAGCAGCCGCCGCCGTCAAGCAAAACGGAACATTGACGACGAAGAGCGCGGGCGGTGACACTATTGTTGCAAATAACCACGAAAATGCGAAAGACAATAGTAGCGATGCACCATCAAACCaattagaaaagaaaaacctTGCGAATCATAAACAATTACAAAGCGATACTAATGATTCTAGT GTTCGTAGTGCTTCCTCACTAAGAAGTGCACTTCCTCCATCATCTGCAAGTCGATCGACATGGGACAAAGACACCTACAGATCAACCTATTCTAGTCGCAATTATGATAACAATGATTCGTCgacgtcatcgtcgtcgtacaTTCTACCAAGGTCCTCACTTTCGACGAGATCTGGATCGCCCGGGAAGGATTATGAGTCGAGGAAGGCAGAAAAGGAAAATCAagaag gTCTCTGTGGACTTTGGAACATCGGCAACACCTGTTTCATGAACTCGGTTTTGCAGTGTTTGAGTCACACGAAGGAATTGACGCGTGGAATTCGGGCTTTGGTTCCCGTGCGAGCAGCTGGAAAGGATCAACGCATTTTCACAG aatttcaaAAGCTGATAAAGGAGTTATGGACCCCCGGGAATCGCAGTGTCAATCCATCCGAGTTCAAAATGGCATTTTCGAGCAAGCATCGCATGTATTCGGGATCGGCGCAACAAGATTCGCaagaatttttgagatttttcctCGATTCGGTGCATGGGGCTTTGAATACCGCAACGAAAGCTGACCCAATTACGCTTGAAGATAGCATgag TGACGCACGAAAAGCTGAGTTAATGTGGAACTGGTATTCAAAAACCGAAAATTCAGTCATCAAGGATCTCTTTGTGGGACAATTGAAGTCGACTCTCAAGTGTACAG AATGCGGCAACACGAGTACCACGTTCGACCCCTTTTGGGATTTGAGTGTTTCCTTGCCATCGAATACGCGTTGCAAGCTCTCCGATTGCCTCGACTCGTTCATCAAAGAGGAAATTCTCGATGGCGACGAGATGCCAACTTGCTCAAAATGCAAAACACGCCGAAAAAGCACGAAGAGCTTCACGATCCAGCGTTTCCCCAAGATTCTCGTGATCCATTTGAAGCGTTTCTCCGAGACCCGCTGGAGCAAACTCACGACTCTCGTCGAATTTCCGACGTCAGAAGGCGGACTTAACCTCGAACCATATGCCTCATCCTCGAATTCCGACTCAAGCAATGGACTTTACTCGCTGTACGCAACGTCAAATCACATGGGATCGACTGCCGGCGGACATTATGTCGCCTTCTGCAAACATCCAGTCAGCAAAAAGTGGCACGAGTTCAATGATAATAg tgtaaCCGATGCACCTGAAAGCAGCCTGGTCTCATCTAGTGCCTACCTTCTATTTTATGAAAGAATGtaa
- the LOC134833117 gene encoding ubiquitin carboxyl-terminal hydrolase Usp2 isoform X7, whose product MRIYEMDVRSASSLRSALPPSSASRSTWDKDTYRSTYSSRNYDNNDSSTSSSSYILPRSSLSTRSGSPGKDYESRKAEKENQEGLCGLWNIGNTCFMNSVLQCLSHTKELTRGIRALVPVRAAGKDQRIFTEFQKLIKELWTPGNRSVNPSEFKMAFSSKHRMYSGSAQQDSQEFLRFFLDSVHGALNTATKADPITLEDSMSDARKAELMWNWYSKTENSVIKDLFVGQLKSTLKCTECGNTSTTFDPFWDLSVSLPSNTRCKLSDCLDSFIKEEILDGDEMPTCSKCKTRRKSTKSFTIQRFPKILVIHLKRFSETRWSKLTTLVEFPTSEGGLNLEPYASSSNSDSSNGLYSLYATSNHMGSTAGGHYVAFCKHPVSKKWHEFNDNSVTDAPESSLVSSSAYLLFYERM is encoded by the exons ATGAGGATTTATGAGATGGat GTTCGTAGTGCTTCCTCACTAAGAAGTGCACTTCCTCCATCATCTGCAAGTCGATCGACATGGGACAAAGACACCTACAGATCAACCTATTCTAGTCGCAATTATGATAACAATGATTCGTCgacgtcatcgtcgtcgtacaTTCTACCAAGGTCCTCACTTTCGACGAGATCTGGATCGCCCGGGAAGGATTATGAGTCGAGGAAGGCAGAAAAGGAAAATCAagaag gTCTCTGTGGACTTTGGAACATCGGCAACACCTGTTTCATGAACTCGGTTTTGCAGTGTTTGAGTCACACGAAGGAATTGACGCGTGGAATTCGGGCTTTGGTTCCCGTGCGAGCAGCTGGAAAGGATCAACGCATTTTCACAG aatttcaaAAGCTGATAAAGGAGTTATGGACCCCCGGGAATCGCAGTGTCAATCCATCCGAGTTCAAAATGGCATTTTCGAGCAAGCATCGCATGTATTCGGGATCGGCGCAACAAGATTCGCaagaatttttgagatttttcctCGATTCGGTGCATGGGGCTTTGAATACCGCAACGAAAGCTGACCCAATTACGCTTGAAGATAGCATgag TGACGCACGAAAAGCTGAGTTAATGTGGAACTGGTATTCAAAAACCGAAAATTCAGTCATCAAGGATCTCTTTGTGGGACAATTGAAGTCGACTCTCAAGTGTACAG AATGCGGCAACACGAGTACCACGTTCGACCCCTTTTGGGATTTGAGTGTTTCCTTGCCATCGAATACGCGTTGCAAGCTCTCCGATTGCCTCGACTCGTTCATCAAAGAGGAAATTCTCGATGGCGACGAGATGCCAACTTGCTCAAAATGCAAAACACGCCGAAAAAGCACGAAGAGCTTCACGATCCAGCGTTTCCCCAAGATTCTCGTGATCCATTTGAAGCGTTTCTCCGAGACCCGCTGGAGCAAACTCACGACTCTCGTCGAATTTCCGACGTCAGAAGGCGGACTTAACCTCGAACCATATGCCTCATCCTCGAATTCCGACTCAAGCAATGGACTTTACTCGCTGTACGCAACGTCAAATCACATGGGATCGACTGCCGGCGGACATTATGTCGCCTTCTGCAAACATCCAGTCAGCAAAAAGTGGCACGAGTTCAATGATAATAg tgtaaCCGATGCACCTGAAAGCAGCCTGGTCTCATCTAGTGCCTACCTTCTATTTTATGAAAGAATGtaa
- the LOC134833117 gene encoding ubiquitin carboxyl-terminal hydrolase Usp2 isoform X3 gives MPVISTRYSTTTTTGNSYISPSVGSYRSTLSATNRSSADRSASIERPNYTSATESYLNRARASSSSSFRLSTASSYRLTNGTSSSSDYSSSRYGAGNAGTPHQHQHRHPRSSSCSAFRRQQQQQLQENNNSIMPSFTHSAPVQGSRNEPESKLKFTNLSASSTAGTKKVTTSIFNGNPNKRASFLPASSNSSNNGVNSSLNYRDENFLKKEYEQARNQVTTTKNLKNNNDQDTNNNMSVLSLTNGSTARKTLDEEKQELNEVRNKILSRVARNNANNAMLNGEFNGSDNGSDDIKFIDSDSDNLSEKRMSPLSNGGSLNNISATPNHITKMLAASTPINSGTKLTNNGVTLNKTNTYPPKPTKTSFTHHSSPAANNAPSPSSSSATTSVVAISPSNKKLILNASPKNSCVYEKQQQNKQNLLQKLSINNSEAVPCHNNSSSSADLLNGKSHFSNKMAADTKASVQIGSNRLRIITTDTDDDEDFTNVTTTATIILPSKAAAAVKQNGTLTTKSAGGDTIVANNHENAKDNSSDAPSNQLEKKNLANHKQLQSDTNDSSVRSASSLRSALPPSSASRSTWDKDTYRSTYSSRNYDNNDSSTSSSSYILPRSSLSTRSGSPGKDYESRKAEKENQEGLCGLWNIGNTCFMNSVLQCLSHTKELTRGIRALVPVRAAGKDQRIFTEFQKLIKELWTPGNRSVNPSEFKMAFSSKHRMYSGSAQQDSQEFLRFFLDSVHGALNTATKADPITLEDSMSDARKAELMWNWYSKTENSVIKDLFVGQLKSTLKCTECGNTSTTFDPFWDLSVSLPSNTRCKLSDCLDSFIKEEILDGDEMPTCSKCKTRRKSTKSFTIQRFPKILVIHLKRFSETRWSKLTTLVEFPTSEGGLNLEPYASSSNSDSSNGLYSLYATSNHMGSTAGGHYVAFCKHPVSKKWHEFNDNSVTDAPESSLVSSSAYLLFYERM, from the exons ATGCCTGTAATTTCGACGCGTTActctacgacgacgacaactggAAATTCATACATTAGCCCGTCTGTAGGGAGCTACAGAAGTACTTTAAGTGCCACAAATCGCTCATCGGCAGACCGTTCTGCGTCCATTGAACGTCCCAACTACACAAGTGCCACAGAATCGTATTTGAATCGTGCGCGCGCGAGTTCCTCGAGCTCCTTCCGACTTTCGACCGCGTCGAGTTACCGCTTAACCAACGGAACATCCTCCTCCAGTGATTATTCGTCCTCGAGATATGGC GCGGGGAATGCAGGAACGCCGCATCAGCATCAGCATCGACATCCACGCAGTTCCAGTTGCAGCGCCTTTcgaagacaacaacaacaacaattgcaGGAGAACAATAATTCGATAATGCCGTCATTTACTCATTCGGCACCTGTTCAAg GATCTCGAAACGAACCAGAAAGCAAactaaaattcacaaatctCTCGGCATCGAGCACGGCAGGCACGAAAAAAGTAACAACGtccatttttaatggaaatccAAACAAACGAGCATCATTCCTTCCAGCAAGCAGCAACAGTAGCAACAACGGCGTGAACTCGTCCCTGAATTACCGCGACGAGAATTTCCTGAAGAAAGAATACGAACAAGCGCGAAATCAAGTGACAACGACCAAGAATCTCAAGAACAATAACGACCAAGATACCAACAACAACATGAGTGTGTTGTCGCTAACGAATGGCAGCACCGCTCGCAAAACTCTCGACGAGGAAAAGCAAGAACTGAACGAAGTacggaacaaaattttgagtcGCGTGGCACGAAATAACGCGAACAACGCGATGCTAAATGGGGAATTTAACGGATCTGACAACGGATCGGACGACATAAAGTTCATCGATAGTGACAGTGATAATTTAAGTGAGAAACGAATGTCGCCGCTCAGTAATGGCGGaagtttgaataatatttctgCGACGCCGAATCACATTACGAAGATGCTCGCTGCGTCAACGCCGATAAATAGCGGCACGAAACTAACCAATAACGGTGTGACACTAAACAAGACAAACACTTATCCGCCCAAACCCACTAAAACGTCATTCACACATCATTCCTCCCCCGCCGCGAACAACGCGCCCtccccatcatcatcatccgcgACGACGAGTGTTGTCGCCATCTCGCCAAGTAACaagaaactaattttaaatgctTCACCTAAAAACTCGTGTGTGTATGAGAAACAGcagcaaaacaaacaaaatttactccaaaaactttcaataaataaCAGTGAGGCAGTCCCTTGTCACAACAACAGCAGCTCGTCAGCGGACCTCCTCAAcggaaaatcgcatttttccaataaaatggCAGCCGATACGAAGGCATCTGTGCAAATTGGCAGCAATCGACTGCGGATCATAACCACAGATACGGACGACGACGAGGACTTTACGAATGTCACGACGACAGCGACGATTATCTTGCCATCCAAAGCAGCCGCCGCCGTCAAGCAAAACGGAACATTGACGACGAAGAGCGCGGGCGGTGACACTATTGTTGCAAATAACCACGAAAATGCGAAAGACAATAGTAGCGATGCACCATCAAACCaattagaaaagaaaaacctTGCGAATCATAAACAATTACAAAGCGATACTAATGATTCTAGT GTTCGTAGTGCTTCCTCACTAAGAAGTGCACTTCCTCCATCATCTGCAAGTCGATCGACATGGGACAAAGACACCTACAGATCAACCTATTCTAGTCGCAATTATGATAACAATGATTCGTCgacgtcatcgtcgtcgtacaTTCTACCAAGGTCCTCACTTTCGACGAGATCTGGATCGCCCGGGAAGGATTATGAGTCGAGGAAGGCAGAAAAGGAAAATCAagaag gTCTCTGTGGACTTTGGAACATCGGCAACACCTGTTTCATGAACTCGGTTTTGCAGTGTTTGAGTCACACGAAGGAATTGACGCGTGGAATTCGGGCTTTGGTTCCCGTGCGAGCAGCTGGAAAGGATCAACGCATTTTCACAG aatttcaaAAGCTGATAAAGGAGTTATGGACCCCCGGGAATCGCAGTGTCAATCCATCCGAGTTCAAAATGGCATTTTCGAGCAAGCATCGCATGTATTCGGGATCGGCGCAACAAGATTCGCaagaatttttgagatttttcctCGATTCGGTGCATGGGGCTTTGAATACCGCAACGAAAGCTGACCCAATTACGCTTGAAGATAGCATgag TGACGCACGAAAAGCTGAGTTAATGTGGAACTGGTATTCAAAAACCGAAAATTCAGTCATCAAGGATCTCTTTGTGGGACAATTGAAGTCGACTCTCAAGTGTACAG AATGCGGCAACACGAGTACCACGTTCGACCCCTTTTGGGATTTGAGTGTTTCCTTGCCATCGAATACGCGTTGCAAGCTCTCCGATTGCCTCGACTCGTTCATCAAAGAGGAAATTCTCGATGGCGACGAGATGCCAACTTGCTCAAAATGCAAAACACGCCGAAAAAGCACGAAGAGCTTCACGATCCAGCGTTTCCCCAAGATTCTCGTGATCCATTTGAAGCGTTTCTCCGAGACCCGCTGGAGCAAACTCACGACTCTCGTCGAATTTCCGACGTCAGAAGGCGGACTTAACCTCGAACCATATGCCTCATCCTCGAATTCCGACTCAAGCAATGGACTTTACTCGCTGTACGCAACGTCAAATCACATGGGATCGACTGCCGGCGGACATTATGTCGCCTTCTGCAAACATCCAGTCAGCAAAAAGTGGCACGAGTTCAATGATAATAg tgtaaCCGATGCACCTGAAAGCAGCCTGGTCTCATCTAGTGCCTACCTTCTATTTTATGAAAGAATGtaa
- the LOC134833117 gene encoding ubiquitin carboxyl-terminal hydrolase Usp2 isoform X6, translating to MPVISTRYSTTTTTGNSYISPSVGSYRSTLSATNRSSADRSASIERPNYTSATESYLNRARASSSSSFRLSTASSYRLTNGTSSSSDYSSSRYGVRSASSLRSALPPSSASRSTWDKDTYRSTYSSRNYDNNDSSTSSSSYILPRSSLSTRSGSPGKDYESRKAEKENQEGLCGLWNIGNTCFMNSVLQCLSHTKELTRGIRALVPVRAAGKDQRIFTEFQKLIKELWTPGNRSVNPSEFKMAFSSKHRMYSGSAQQDSQEFLRFFLDSVHGALNTATKADPITLEDSMSDARKAELMWNWYSKTENSVIKDLFVGQLKSTLKCTECGNTSTTFDPFWDLSVSLPSNTRCKLSDCLDSFIKEEILDGDEMPTCSKCKTRRKSTKSFTIQRFPKILVIHLKRFSETRWSKLTTLVEFPTSEGGLNLEPYASSSNSDSSNGLYSLYATSNHMGSTAGGHYVAFCKHPVSKKWHEFNDNSVTDAPESSLVSSSAYLLFYERM from the exons ATGCCTGTAATTTCGACGCGTTActctacgacgacgacaactggAAATTCATACATTAGCCCGTCTGTAGGGAGCTACAGAAGTACTTTAAGTGCCACAAATCGCTCATCGGCAGACCGTTCTGCGTCCATTGAACGTCCCAACTACACAAGTGCCACAGAATCGTATTTGAATCGTGCGCGCGCGAGTTCCTCGAGCTCCTTCCGACTTTCGACCGCGTCGAGTTACCGCTTAACCAACGGAACATCCTCCTCCAGTGATTATTCGTCCTCGAGATATGGC GTTCGTAGTGCTTCCTCACTAAGAAGTGCACTTCCTCCATCATCTGCAAGTCGATCGACATGGGACAAAGACACCTACAGATCAACCTATTCTAGTCGCAATTATGATAACAATGATTCGTCgacgtcatcgtcgtcgtacaTTCTACCAAGGTCCTCACTTTCGACGAGATCTGGATCGCCCGGGAAGGATTATGAGTCGAGGAAGGCAGAAAAGGAAAATCAagaag gTCTCTGTGGACTTTGGAACATCGGCAACACCTGTTTCATGAACTCGGTTTTGCAGTGTTTGAGTCACACGAAGGAATTGACGCGTGGAATTCGGGCTTTGGTTCCCGTGCGAGCAGCTGGAAAGGATCAACGCATTTTCACAG aatttcaaAAGCTGATAAAGGAGTTATGGACCCCCGGGAATCGCAGTGTCAATCCATCCGAGTTCAAAATGGCATTTTCGAGCAAGCATCGCATGTATTCGGGATCGGCGCAACAAGATTCGCaagaatttttgagatttttcctCGATTCGGTGCATGGGGCTTTGAATACCGCAACGAAAGCTGACCCAATTACGCTTGAAGATAGCATgag TGACGCACGAAAAGCTGAGTTAATGTGGAACTGGTATTCAAAAACCGAAAATTCAGTCATCAAGGATCTCTTTGTGGGACAATTGAAGTCGACTCTCAAGTGTACAG AATGCGGCAACACGAGTACCACGTTCGACCCCTTTTGGGATTTGAGTGTTTCCTTGCCATCGAATACGCGTTGCAAGCTCTCCGATTGCCTCGACTCGTTCATCAAAGAGGAAATTCTCGATGGCGACGAGATGCCAACTTGCTCAAAATGCAAAACACGCCGAAAAAGCACGAAGAGCTTCACGATCCAGCGTTTCCCCAAGATTCTCGTGATCCATTTGAAGCGTTTCTCCGAGACCCGCTGGAGCAAACTCACGACTCTCGTCGAATTTCCGACGTCAGAAGGCGGACTTAACCTCGAACCATATGCCTCATCCTCGAATTCCGACTCAAGCAATGGACTTTACTCGCTGTACGCAACGTCAAATCACATGGGATCGACTGCCGGCGGACATTATGTCGCCTTCTGCAAACATCCAGTCAGCAAAAAGTGGCACGAGTTCAATGATAATAg tgtaaCCGATGCACCTGAAAGCAGCCTGGTCTCATCTAGTGCCTACCTTCTATTTTATGAAAGAATGtaa